A region of the Lates calcarifer isolate ASB-BC8 unplaced genomic scaffold, TLL_Latcal_v3 _unitig_2090_quiver_2381, whole genome shotgun sequence genome:
TGATGATCTAACTTTACCTAGTGTCAATATCAAGTTACAGtaattattgtattatttgCATCCCTAGACAATGATTGAGGAATTATAAAGAGGGAATTATGCCTGGAGACTTGGAAGCTGAAAACTGTTTAGTCTTtcacatgaaaatatatgaaaaatatcagaaaaagagaaatgaatgaatattaaaaGTCACTGTTTCACAATCCAACCCAAACGATTCtccagagaagagagaggaggttcCTGCAGGATCCTGATCCGTTCAGAACCACAGATTCATCTGATGGCCCAACACTGTGGCTCTGTGTACAGTTCCTgtactgccccctgctggtggCTCCACAGTatcacacagctgcagcctaCAAATGATCACAAAGTGAACCTAGTAACATAATGATGGTCTCCTGTTGGAGCTCACACTGCTGCATGttgtaaaatattataaatagtAGTCTTTAACTTTAGCGTTTGATTGTGGACATTCATTGGTGACGTTGGGATCAGTATGTGCAGAACTGCAAAGGTTTGAGTCACTCCAAGATGTTTAGATCCTTGATCGGTGTCTGATTGACtcttgttcagtttttcttgtgtggTATGGAGCTCCACAGAGGTTTATTATGATCTTTACTTCTGGTCAgaaagtgtttatttttaaaaaggcccCTGATAGTTAGTGGCTGTGCAGGTGACctcttgtttattttctattaCTTCTATTCACAACATTCTTAGCAGCTTTCAGTGCTTTTGTAGTTTCTATTGGAATCCCTGCTTTTTAGACTTTGGTTCCTTTGCTCCTGCTCTTACCTTCATTGATAAATTTCAGCTTCCCTGTTTGCAGACCCTCCAGAGGAAACTGTAATACCATTTCCCAGCATAGTACTGTTCCATCTCTTAAAGAAATGTTTCCCCCCTTGTTCATATGAAGATTTCAGctccacagaaaaaaataacaaatacaatCAGGATAGAAGGAAATATTATTTTTCCCCAGTCTTCACTATGAAGACAACaattacacactgacacaaagcaaataagaatatgacaaatgaaaacacctcaacttttctaataaataaaaatatattttacctTCAATTTAAATTAGAGCAACAGTCAGCAGAGAACATTCGAGTCGAGTTCTTGGCTCACTGGTCCTGAATGCCTTCATCACAACACAGAGCATAACCGTCTCTAAAGACAGTGGTCAGTCTATTTAGGAATGATTGTTGGAAACAGGTTTTGAAATATGAACCTAAAACTCCAGCTGTGATTTCCAAATGTCCTGGTGTCTGACAATAAAATATGCCTGTTGGTCTGAGTTCCCTGAAAACTGACGTGCtatgaaaatgtcttttcaCACATCAGCAAATAAAGTGACGAGAAAAACAGCGAGACGGGAAACGTGTCGGCCGTAACTCCAGTGCTGAAAAATCAACTGTTTCAGATCAGTGGCTGAATCAAGATATTTAACCAGGATGCTGAGTGTCAGGTGTTATCGCTGAAGACTTGTCCCAGGATGGAGAGCCGAGCACTGAACGGCTGCACGGGACAGGACAGCGGGGGGGGCGTCTTCTTCTCGCCTGGTTTCAGAGCAATGCTTTCGGGGGCAGGGCCTTCCGTCTCCTTGGTGGGCTGTTTTGATTGGCGGTCGTGCTGCGACAGGTTGATCAGGATGTCTCGGAGCTCCCGTCGGTCCTGAGTGTGGCGGCTGCAGCAGTACAACGCCGCCGGGTCGAGAGGGTGGGCCTCCGTGTTGAAAATGAACCCCCCCGCACCTAAAACACACTGCCCCCCCTCACCGCCCTCTTCCCAAGACCCATCTCCCTCCGTCCCGCCGCCATGCAGGAAGTGGGTGGGGTCAAAGAGCAGGTACAGGTACTTGATGGTTTCAGCGAGGAAGAAGGACTCCATCCTGTTGTCCAGCTGGTGATCTCGCAGGTctttaacctgcaggaggagacacGTCTGATTTAATTGCAGTCAGTCTAATGAAGGCGCTCAGTGTGCACCTACACCTCCGAACACTAGGGGGAGACATACATAAAGAAACTAACTCAAGAAGACTAATTATAATCAGGTAcaggtgttgctgctgctgggctgAACCTGGAGCCTGGGACTGTGCCGGTGCTCGTGTTCACAGTGGAACATTTTGGATCATCTGAAAATAACGTGGATCGAAAGACTTTGATGCAAAGACATTTGGTGAGTTATGAAACAGATACGAGTTCTTCTTTAATGAGCACACAATGTGAGGCTACCGAGTGAGTGCCAGCTCCTCAGTGCAGCAAAGAGTCGTTAGCTTTACTAATGTTTCCTGTATTTCTTCTAAGATTTTTtctatgttatgtttttattgataggaaaaaaataacagcaggacaaaagtgaaaaaaagaaataagttaaaacacagcagtttagaAATCATCCAACAGCAACTCAAGTAGGAGCATGTGATGCTGATAAAATCTTATCTAGGCTGATAAATCAGCAGCTTATTGCAGATATACTGGGTAACTTTAAATAAGCAAAATGTTCAACTTGAGCTGTTTGATAAGACAAATGCAGACCAGAGCTTTGTCAcctcctgacagacagacagacagacttacACTGGCGTATCCACAGGGCGTCTTGGCGATTCTCTCGATGGACTCCAGAGCATCGAGGCCCAGCTGGAGGTAGGTGTGGTCACCTGTGGCTCTGAACAGGTACATGGCGCTTTCTATCAACTCTGGAACAGATGATTCATAAACAAAGGCTGAGTTCACAGCAGTTCATCAGACAGCCAGGGAGCAACTTGATGAATGGATTAGGTAGTCAGTTCATTAATCTGCACATGGCAAACTATTCcttactttcaaaataaaagccccaaTCACAAAGTTATTTCTGCTAAACTGAAGaatttacaaaccaaacaaatttATTTCACTTATTTTACTTGTAGAATTAACTTTCTAATTTTATACTCTCTCTATTCTCTCCAGTTTTTTCTACTCATTTGCTGGAtaactttgattttatttcacactGCCAATCTTGATTGATTTTATCAGCCAGTAGGAATTTGGTTAAATTGTTTGGTTCATTAGTTgtagttattgttatttttcaatgAAAGATGTCAGTCAcatgtgaaaaataataatcacatctTAATATTTATAGATACACATTATTTAATGAGAACATGATTTACAAGTCAACCAATCTACTGCATTTCCTGAAATAAAAACTAGTAGCAAATTAAAAAGCACTTTGTTGTTCTGGTTTGTTCTTCTGATGTATTATTGTCCCATTTCAGTCACTGTGGGTCAATGCGTGTTAATGTATCAGCCATGTGTAGTTTGTAGTAACATAGAATTGTCAGTAGATGGCAGTACGTATCTAATGCATTTAAGTTGTTGCCTTCTGCTGCTGAGATTTTCTTATTTGAGGAAATACAGTAATTACTGAAAGAAATCTACGACTGATAACCGACTGAGGCAGCACAACGCTACAGTATGTTTAATAAAGACTATTCTGAAATGTAATGAGCTGGGTGGTCAGTTAGTGGACTGACCTGGTCTCAGTGGGTATCCCTCTCTCTTGTCCACAGTGTATCCCTGGGGGATGCTGTAAAACTCAGGCAGACCTCCAAACTGTCTCCATACTGAATAATAGTTCTGGAAGGTTCTCACGGCGCTGTCCAGGTTCCCCAACAAAGACTGACACACAGAGGACACCAGTACTTAAGACTACGAATCCAGTTCCTCAGTGATTGTGAGTGTTTATGTTTCTCAGCAGGATCACACCgatattttttaacctgggtGTTATTTCAGGTTTTCGGGAGCACATGATTGATCAAAATTGTCAATTGAATTATGTTTCAGCAGCTGTACACTTGATCAATATTGCACTGATTACTGATTTCTATCTCTATTGACCATTTACTACcaataaggcccaggttcaaaaataccacaACTATCTTTTAAGTTAGGAAAAGACTGTACATTCAGTTCTGTGTATGTACCTGCAGGCCGGGCCAGAAAGCCTCCAGAGACTGGAAAACAGGCATGGAGACGGTTCCTTTATGCATGTGCACCCAAAGGTACCAGTCATCAAAACGAGTGTAGTTCTGAATGGCTCGATCGTACTCTGGGAAAAGGcatcacattgacataagttGGATTTTCACAGTTCCTGATTATAGGTGTGGTTGCCATGCTCAACGACGccctgtgggaggaggaggatgttgggAGCATTACCCAGGAACATGTTGAGCAGCTCCTCGTCCTGCAGCATGATGGCTCCTTTCACCAGATACTCAAAGTAAGAGTCGACTCCTGCGCCAATGCCGGCATCCTGAGCCACCCACTTCTTGGACACAATGTCAATGTGGTTCCCCACctggacagaaagacagacaggtgagggaCAGACCAGTTCTGTTTTAGATTTCTTGTTAGCTATGGATTTTCTGCTATGTTTTGATGAGTTACCTCCCTCTTTAAACACAGCTGGTTCACACCTTACAAAACTAATAGCTAAAACTATAATTATGACTGCAGATGAGGTGAAAGGTCGGGAGGGTAAAGACCTGGAGATCTGTGGAGCTCTGACACGATCAATACGAGACACTGaaggtttttgtgttgtttcactGGTCAGCAGCTAAAATGTGTCAAGGAGGAGATCTTAAATCAtcttatctcctcctcctcactctgcaAGAAGCTCTTAGGTATGTCAATTTTACTAGACTTTGTAAGACTATcaagcacttcctgtttcataaATGGATAGATCCTGCGGTCAGTGGCAGTCCAACAAGTCAAATTAGATTCTGTGTCTCATTAGATGCAGAATGTTAGTCCCCTCAACCAAAGTATGCATGTTTTTAAAGAGGACTGGGTATCTAAAGTGTCTatcaactgtgaaataaaagaaCCAAGTCGGTCTTTTGTGGGCTGCTTcagtcagaaaacacaggatccaACCAATCAAACATCATACAATAAATGCAGAAAGGAATCATACCACCACCATCACTACGTTGGCTGCCACCCTCAGAGGACAGAAGAGCTGGGTGGATAAAGTTTATTTCTGATGGCGACTTTGGCAAAAAGCTGCACCAGGACCAGCAACAAGACCTTTCCTACACCGACATCGAGACCAACTGTCTGGGAAATGTAAGTATTTAAAAATTCGTTATGAtactctctgtgtttatttggcATTTAGCTAACTTGACAGTGGCGTTTTTTTATGTGATGGTGCAGCTGTAATGTGttttaagagagaaaaggagttGATTAAATGTTGTAGAGTGGGAGACCAGGGGTAAAGTCAGaacattttaagatattttcatGGTTGCCGAactaaagacagacagacagacagacaggtgggtTAGATACCAGTCCAATGTCAGATCTGGTCTTCCACAGGGCCCTCAGAGCTCGGCGGGCCACGTTCTCGAACGTCGCATCTCCAGTCAGCCGACTCAGTGTGGCAAACTCCAAGATGAAGGTTCCCACGCCAGCAGTGCAGGTGACGGGCGTCTCGGTGGGACTGACGCCGTGCAGCAGGTTCACGGTGCCGTACGGCATGCCGGTGGGAGTCTGAAACGCTGGAACCATTTATACACATCAACATCTGAGCAACTACAGAGCTCATCGTGGGATCTGAAGGTGAGTTACTGCTGGTGCTCTTCATTAATCCATTAATCGtttaaacttcaaaatgttGGAACATTGTGAAAACAAGCACATCAGAATTTACCAAAGCTCAAAGTGACTTTTATGTCCACAAACCAAAGTGAATTTACAATGACCTATCACTATCACTCTCAAATAGCAGTATACAGGTTTGGCTGTCTGTGGTTTCTCCTGCTGCGGTGTCAGGAGAATATCATGAATATACAGACGTCTATTTACAGCACCTTGTTTGACAGAAGttaacatttgattaaaaattgcatttattttgttgttgtttgaactTCTTCATATGAAAACTGGACATGTACACACTGCagcctgtatatgtgtgtgtgtgtgtgtgtgtgtgtgtgtgtgtgtgtgtgtgtgtgtgtgtgtgtgtgtgtgtgtgtttataccaGGTAGCAGTTTCCTGGCGGCGTCCTCTGCCATCCTCAGCAGCGGTCCTGAACAGGGCCAACCGGACTCCAGCTCCATCCCGGCTCTCCCTGCCAACAGGTGGGCTGACAGCAGTCCACccaccactacacacacacacacacacacacacacacacacagatatttccACAGTTTGAGCATAAATATCAAATTCCAGTCAGAATCCAAAATCCCATCCCCCCCTCCTCTGTACCTCTGATGTTGGTTTCAAACACTGATGCATTGACGTCAATGTCGAAGTCCACAGTGTCTTGGAGCAGTGACGCCACACGCTCAAACTCTGTACGGTTTCCCAGAACCTTCAAAGACACATCtcttttaatttcatattattACAACAACCACCTCTGTTCCTCTGCCAATAACCAGGTGTGAtcacagatgtgttttaaaGGGCTCGTAAAATGAGTCAGGAATCAaaatttttattcatgttttcagatgttttcaaaAATCTTTCTCAGATCTTACCAGCAGAGTGTCGAGAGCATCAATCAGAGTGAGTGAgaaactgtggagaaaaactgGGATTTAGCCCAAACTACATAGAATGTACAGTCAAACAAGTCAAGAGCAAATAAAGCTTAAAAGATataatgaaaagataaataacAGTGCTGAGTCGTCAAACAAGCGCTCTGAAATGTAAAGGATCTGATGTCGGTTTGCATTCATCTTGTAATTTACTGCCCTCTTGTGGCTGCAGTAGGTTACTGCCTCGGCTTGGTTGACTTTGGCCTGTTCATCTACTTTCACCTCAgcattttttttagatgtttgcacacatgcattGTGGATTTTTATATGGCTTATTAAACCCAAGAAACACTGGGTTTCTGAGTGATAAAGTAATATTTcaccatcaaaacaaaatggacaACGTGCTgaaaaagtgtcagaaaattCGGAAAGTACGGTTAGCAAGCTGATGCGAAAAAAGGGATGATGAAGAATAACGTCTCTGCTGATTACAACTGGTAGAAGGACGTCCATGAAATCTCACAATAAAAGAATAACACAgtactttattttgaaatgtacgGCTTTTGCTTCTTGGATGTCACCTCACCTCCCCCAGGTGTCTTGTCCGTCACAGGTGAGCGGGCGGAGTTCGTCGTAGGGGAAGGCGTTGTCGAGGTAACTGTTGTAGGCGTGGTAGAACATGGACTTGATGCGCTGTCTGAAACATGAAGCAGGTCACAGAGTGAACAGTCATCAGTTCTCACCTTTAACACGGTTCCTAATGTGAGATGAGCTCATGGCAACAGATAATATCCAAACTCCATGAGTTTTACTGTCAACAAAGTGCTGTCCCATCGTCAGGGCCAACTCTCACGTGTTGCCCACCACAGCTGTAAATGACCACTGTTTCCAGTGTTGGATCTAAAGTGTTACCTGCTGAAAACAGCCTTGTTTGAGCCTGAAGGCAATGCATTGTTGACAAAGTCATAAAAATACCAATTCATCCATTAATCATCTGAACTTTTTCTCAGAACCTTTAATACCTTTTTTACAGGGGCTGTAAGAAATGATTCTTTTCATTGTGGATGAATCTGTCAGTTGCTGTAATGAATGTCAGACATTATTTCTGCAGCGTTCATCAAACTACATTTAAAGCCTGTGTCTGAAGTATTTATTAAATACATGAACTTActgatatttattttcaaatatttccCCGCTGAACATATTGATGAATTTATTTCACTTGTTGTTAAACGTCTCCACTTGAcacaataatatatttttttaaactttcaaaacCAGCTAAGAGCCTGAATTCAGTGTTAGACCTGCAGATATGTGGTCTTCCGCCACTGCTGCTTCAGAAACAGCCCGggtgtttcagtgtgtctgtacCTGATCCCAGACATCTCCTCCTCCGTGAACTGACGAGCCGCCGCATCGTTCAGCAGCCAAACCAACAGCGCCACACACCCGGGAGCGCGCATGGAGAGACCccggagagagacagaagagaataAAGCTCCGATGAATGAGTGAAATACAGGAGCTCGGATGACTTCCTGACGTTGTTGTGCAGCTGTCAGGAAACGGGAAGTGAACGATGTGCGCATGCGTCACTCGTAGCGCTGAcgactgtttttttcttgagCTTTATTGATAATGGACGAAAGGAACAAAGCCGCGTACTGTTGACAAACTATACAGATATACAGTGTACACATCCTGCTCCCTTCAGCGCTGCTTTATTCCTTCGTGGCATGTATTCATCAAGCAGCTCTTTGTGGTTTATAGTGTCCATCCTAGAGCCTAGGGATAGTATGTAGtgcacagtcacatacagaagGTACTCTGACATTTAGTCTTGGTAACTGGTCAGCCAATGGTACCCAGTCTTGGAGCGTGGGGATGATGATGGTATCTCCCTCCAACCTGTGGTCTTGGTTCCCCCTTGCTGTAGCATGTTTGTTGTATCTCATCGATCTCTAGTTGTGCGGATACTGGAACCCTGAGCTAGAAGTTGTTGCTCTGTCAGTGTAGATGTTGGGGTTTGAAACATCCATATATCCCATAACCTTAGTGTA
Encoded here:
- the LOC108892159 gene encoding ER degradation-enhancing alpha-mannosidase-like protein 2, with protein sequence MRTSFTSRFLTAAQQRQEVIRAPVFHSFIGALFSSVSLRGLSMRAPGCVALLVWLLNDAAARQFTEEEMSGIRQRIKSMFYHAYNSYLDNAFPYDELRPLTCDGQDTWGSFSLTLIDALDTLLVLGNRTEFERVASLLQDTVDFDIDVNASVFETNIRVVGGLLSAHLLAGRAGMELESGWPCSGPLLRMAEDAARKLLPAFQTPTGMPYGTVNLLHGVSPTETPVTCTAGVGTFILEFATLSRLTGDATFENVARRALRALWKTRSDIGLVGNHIDIVSKKWVAQDAGIGAGVDSYFEYLVKGAIMLQDEELLNMFLEYDRAIQNYTRFDDWYLWVHMHKGTVSMPVFQSLEAFWPGLQSLLGNLDSAVRTFQNYYSVWRQFGGLPEFYSIPQGYTVDKREGYPLRPELIESAMYLFRATGDHTYLQLGLDALESIERIAKTPCGYASVKDLRDHQLDNRMESFFLAETIKYLYLLFDPTHFLHGGGTEGDGSWEEGGEGGQCVLGAGGFIFNTEAHPLDPAALYCCSRHTQDRRELRDILINLSQHDRQSKQPTKETEGPAPESIALKPGEKKTPPPLSCPVQPFSARLSILGQVFSDNT